The DNA window TTACAAATTTATTTGTATTATTTGATGAGAAATGTGTAATCGtgtgattttttattaatatgagAAATGTGTGATCGTGTGattttagtgattttttttattgtaaattcATTAGAACTCTACACAAATATATCACCTTAGATTTCAcaaaaatagttcatattttatagttgaaaaattaattattatttgaattCTGTCCTATACATACTATATAGCACCACTGACATTACGACCTAGTAAAAAATGTAtcgttaaaaaaattaaaacttaacCTTAAACTTAAAATATAATACGATATTAGTCAAATTATTAACGAGTTAACTTATAAGCTATAAGACTAtatataagtattttttttctttaatcaaATTGTAGTACTGGGTTTCATTTGATGGCCCATTTAATTTTACTAGCCTATTTTagataaaataacaaaaaaaattgcattAACCACATTAGGACTTTTGTGCTCATGTATAATACACCCTCACGATCATGTCCATTAaccaaatttaaatataaaatataaactaCACTTCGTTGATTTGCTCGTAGCCTCACCTATACCCAAAACAACTCGAACGACCAATCTATTAATTGAAGAAGTAACGTTTTATCAATTGAAATACACTTTGTTGTGATAAAATATCAAAGGTTGGGATGGGGAGCATGATGAAGTGGTAAtttatatagtattttttttcaagtATTGCTAATATTGCTATTAttaataggagtagtatttattatttaatccCAAACATGAATAAATGTATAACATAGTATAGATACGAACATATATATGGAATGGTTCAAACTTCAAATAAGCAATAAGTTGGCACGAGTAAGGTGCAAACATTTAATGACATTAAATGATAACGATATTATCTAAGAAGAAATTCATTTTTGAGCAGTAGATTATATTTGTATTTCTCATCCAAATATTCATTTTCATTAGCAGAAGAAATtccaaatattttatatttattctttaatcCTATATACAAGAGGccctttacttttttttaacttAAATACATACGGAGTACTTATTAAACTGATTAAATACCAAAAAAGAAatcataatattataaattctCAAATATATCATCATCGATTTTAAATGATATATTGGGGGGAGGATCCCCTACTGTGGGGGAAAACACAGCACAAGGTGCTGTGCTACAAAACGACACAGTTTTGACATAAGTTACTGTACATTTATTTTCATTAGTCAGTCGATCAtcattttcctcttttttcttagTACATAACACATGTTTACTTAAGATGGGTTCATGGTCCATGGAATTTGAATCATAATTTTTTAGCGTTTTTTTATTTCGTACtttgcaaaattttaaattttgaattttattacaaATATATAGAAAACTAGAATATAGGATTATATAATCTTTTATTTCTTACATATATTTTTAACCATAAACTTAAACGGGTCaatttattgaattatttaataaataattaaaattttcaatatatcaaaatactactccctcttcCCTTTGTCCTACGaggatatatatttttttattgagcaCGAGGTTTAATGCTCAATTGCTAAAaaaaaggtagaaagaaaaaataatttattgttagtagagaatgagttcCACCTTATTtgagtgaattttttttttcaaaattagaaaaatagtacttcctccgtttaCGAAAaatagtatcattttgtcattttgggggtgtccatgaaaaatagtcttatttcaaaaatgaaaactttACCTCCCACTTTATCTACTTTTCTtatcatctcttttacttttttctcttataTCTCATACTCTACCTACTTTTCCTCTATCTCTCTCGTACTCTACTAATTTaccattaaaactcgtaccgtccacaaatgagactattttttgtggacgaatggagtaatatatatgcatatagGACATGGTTTATTTCATAACTTTTTTTAAAGTTataatacaaacattaatatcAGTTAGTATCACAAAATATATTCTGTCTCAATATCAGTTTGTTGATTCATATATATTAGTTCCTGAGTCAAATTAGTTCATAGGACAAATATCAGTaattgatatgttttgtgatatcaattgatattaatatatcGGCCAACTGATATGATTTTTAGTTCTCAAAGttatcattttaaataaattatcaccaaaataaaaaatatataatcattTATTCCAGCAAATAATTCAATAGATTGACTAATTTAAGAATGTTAAAAGTATATGTAAGAATAATAGTAGAAGATTGGATCGTATGTAATCatcctatattatatatatttgcattaAATTTGAAATGTTAGTATAGTATTTTTGGTATATTTCAACTATGTTATAATTATAAAACAAACTTAAAATTTGTGCGAAATAAAAgaaactttaaaaaattatatacttcTAATTCCACTGGCACTTTTTTATTTGTGGAGGCAGTATAAAAACATGTATCATATGaacaagaaaaaaggaggaaaaGAAAAGCATTGTGCCGTGATGTCTGTGTTTATTGACAAAAGATGAGTAGTTTATGGCAAAACTACGTCGTTTTAGAGCACAGCACCTTGTGCTGTGTTTGCTTCCACAGTAGGGGATCTTTCCCCGATATATTGAATTATTGATCTTGACCGCTGACCCaaattatataaaagtatgtGCCTCAATTAAAATGATGATAATTTGAAATGTATGCACATTCATGGATTATGAACGTAGTTATGAACATTTATAAGTTAGACACTATACTTAAACGTGACTCCACCTAActtaattttccaaaaataatttaaattatattccTAATTTCATGGAATATGCCTGCACTATAAAATCAATGCCAAACGTCGAATATTACGCAACAATAGTAACAAATTAGACAATTTACACGACAAGATACTCTATTGACTCATTGACGTTATATTCAACTTGTTGTTGTGACAATCTTAAgcatcaaatatttcaaaatatttatatccataatttatatttttatattagtagtattatatttaaaataacataaacTATTAAGGATATTTATGATTGAATTCAAAATAGTAGTCCAATTGAGTAAAGCATAATTCTCGTTTCAATTATCCAATTTACAGTGcttgtgtgtgagagagaaaaaCGTGATAAATCAATCTCCTCCGTCAAAATCAGGTGAATTTTCAACCAACACAATCGCCTCCACAAACACACTCAGATCTCTCTCCAAAATCCGATCTTTTCTCGTTTGATTTGAGCAGAATCAAGATTATTGCATCCCCTTTTACTCTCGCCCTGCAATTCAACAGTAACTATTACACGCACGGAAACGCATCAGTGTGTGTAATGCCTGTTTAACATGGCGTGTAtgtgagtataaaataaaacaatgggGTCGAAGAAAAAATCGAAATCCACCAGTAGTCGTCGAAACGGCGGCGTATCTCTCTCAGGCAAGTTTTTTCTTCTTCCCGGATTTATGGAGTTGGTTTTCACAGATGTGCTTCATTAAATGGAAGAGCAGAAATCTACTTTGTATTTGATTTAATGATTCGTCAGTTTTTGTTGATTTGCCTCATTAAATGGATGAGGGAAAAGTTTTTTTGTTTGTAGTTGATTTAATGATTCTTCAGTTTTGTGTATCCACGCTTTGGGTGGGATGAATGTTCGTTTTTTTATTCTGTTTTGCTTATTTTAGAATTTGTTGATGAGAAAGCTTTTTGTTATGTGCAGATTCATAAATGGTGTTGAACTTTCTGCTATATGAACATTCATGGGTTTAACTATTTGATTAATGATTAATGGTGCCATTACTTttattaggatttttaatttttcttctgATTTAGTAGATGTTTTTTTTGGAGGAAACTAAGAGACTGCCACAAATAGTCACCTGCACTGAGTAGTTACTATGTATGTATGGCAGTGTGTGCTTTTTTGAGAAAAATGAGTATGTGTTGAAGACTAATGGTATGAGATGTCTCTGCAATGCATTAGGTCGGTCGAGAACTCGTATGCAAGTTTGTCTGAGTCTTTTAACTTGGTTCAAAAAGTTTGTCGGATAAAATTTGAGGAATCAAGCCGTGCCCTTTGTTGCTAAGTATAAGATGCAAGTTGAGTTGGAACTATTATGCGCGATATAGTGATGTGGGAAGAGAGATTTGAATTGGTGTTGTACTTGTAACTCTCTTAGGTTGGAGGTTTTCCACTTTGCTTATGTATGGATTGAGAGGGAGGGATGGCCGTGCTTGATATTTGCTCTAGTACTAGTATGCAACGGGAGACACCTAGTTATTTGATAAATGGACATATGTATGATACTGAAAATTCTCGTGGAGTGTGTTCCTATAAGTATCTTGGTTTCCGGTTAATGAATCTTATGTTGATTTCTTACTGTAAAATATATGCTTTTGTAGGACTTCGAGTGAAGCACCAGCAAGAACTAGAAAAATTGAATCTGACCACCCAACCGTTCAAGACGCTAAAGCTATTCCTTTTTGCTGTTGTACTCTACATCAGACGGTCGTTTACATATGTTTTGTCACATGGCGGTTGGCTTATGCTTTGTGGTGCCCTTGTTGGGGTTGCAGGGATACTACTCGTTATAGTTGATGGTCCTCATGATAAGGTAATTCATTTGGTCATCCTAAATCAGAGAAGTCGTATTTAATGCGGACTTGGTAATTATGCAATAGTTTGGTGTTAGTGTCTCGTCATTTAAACTCAGAATCTCAGATCTCCAAGCATCTTCAGAAAATGATAGTTCTCTTATATTactatttatgattttaggaATGAGAGAATGCTTGTTTATATTTTTCTGGTCAGAGTTTGACACATTTTGGGTCTTTCCACATGTATCTTAATTGAAATGCAGCATGTTGAGGAAGTTTTACGTTACATGCGGTTTGGACTGTGGTGGGTGGCTCTAGGTGTAGCATCTTCCATTGGACTCGGTAAGAAAAATTAGCTTAACAAGATTATCTATTCGATATGCTGATGTTGATGACTTATTTGATGATTGATTGTTGGGAAAATATTTTGATGACGAACAATTAAACATGTTTTCTCATGCATATCTTCGCAGAGTATTATCCTAGCTTCATAAGTTCTTTATTTTCGTAGGTTCTGGGCTGCACACCTTTGTCCTCTATTTAGGACCCCATATTGCGTTCTTCACATTAAAAGCAGTGCAGTGTGGTCGAGTAGACATTAAAAGTGCCATTTACGACACAATACAACTAAAGAGAACTCCTTCATGGCTTGGCAAAGATTGTTCCGAATTCGGGCCTCCTATATTTCCGTCCTCACAAGGTGTGCGAATTCCCATCAGTAGCATCTTACCCCAAGTCCAGTTAGAAGCAATACTATGGGGTCTTGGTACTGCACTCGGCGAACTGCCCCCGTATTTCATTTCAAGGGCAGGTATGTAAATTCACAAAGTTGTTAGTTACTTTAGATCTATTGTCTATTGACATATGAAAAACAGGAATTATGTGGTTGGTATGTAGTATATGAAGGACCTCACACATGCTATTCATTATACAGCTAGCTTGTCGGGAAGTACAGTGTCAGCCATGGAAGAACTGGATGCTTCCTCGACAGGAGACGAAGGGTTCCTTTCTTCCCTCCTGAGTAGAATGAAGCGCTGGTTCCTTTCACATGCCCAATATATGAACTTCTTCACCATTTTGGTTCTTGCTTCGGTTAGTTCCTTTGTCTACTTTAACACCACCCCAATTACGGTTATTAATCCCTATCTAGAGTTTGTTACTCACAATTAGGATCTAATCCACATTTTTTAGTCAATTTTGGGGTCCATTTTAATGAGTTGTCTCGATATGCTCTGTAGATACCCAATCCTCTGTTTGATCTCGCGGGCATAATGTGCGGACAGTTTGGAATTCCTTTCTGGAAGTTCTTCCTAGCAACGATGATTGGGAAAGCAATAATCAAGACTCACATACAGGTTTGTGATTCGAGCTTACTCCACTCTCTTCTTTATTCACAGGACATATTTTCTCACAAATGTCGATAATCTGCAGTCACTTTTCATCATCTCCATCTGCAACAACCAGCTTCTTCACTGGGTAGAAAACGAACTACTTTGGGTGCTCAGCTTCATACCTGGCTTCGACACCATCCTATCCAACCTCATCCCCAAGCTTCATTCAATGAAGGACAAGTACATGTCTGCCAAACCTCACGCTCAAGCAGATAGCAAGGTTCGTGTCGTTCAAACTTGTCTAGTCCAGTCCAACTTCTATAATCACCCCGTTGCTCACAAATTCGCTTTCCAGCCTCAGGGGAAGAAATGGGACTTCTCTCCTGCTTTTATTTGGAACACCGTGGTTTGGTTCATGCTGATGAACTTCTTCGTCAAGATTGTGAACGCAACTGCACAACGGTATCTGAACAAGCAGCATGACAAGGAAATCGCTGCAATGAAGAATAAATCATCGAAACAATCTGATGATTCTGATACTTCTTCATCCAgatgaacttttttttttctttctattcttCACCCCACATTAAGCTATATCTCGCATGATTCATATGGATTAGGGATAGGGGTTCGGATTCCGGGTGATGACTGTATGCATTCGCTGCAAACAACCAAATGCACCCGCAAGTTATCAATTTGAAATTGTTTAGGGAAAGAAGGGATGAATTGTGGGAAGTCTAAAATACATTACTAGTGATTTAACATGAAAAATTGGAAATTTGAGTAATTCTAGTCAATGTTCTAGTTCTTGTATGGATTTATGTTTTCTTACAACAGAATTTGAAGACAATGACACCATGATTTATGACTTGTGCCCTAAATTGTGTGATGTTGCTTTAAATGTAATAATTCAATTATGTATAACAAATTTCATCTAGAATGTTGTATGattgaaatttcaatttctaACCAAGATTTTTCCTATACTAATAGCTAGGTTAAATGGGCAAGATATTATACTGCATAATGAGTTCTGTACAATATCATGGTTTTAGGATAATAATTAGCGAagaattagtattttttttcttataaaatcGTACTGGTGACACTTTCAATAAAATATTAGCATGTACACTTAATTAAATCGATTGTTAAAGTTCAACACATCAAGAGAAAAACTTATCAGTGATTAACAATAAATTATGTTGTTAAATTCCTGTAATTAGATAAGAATTATTATCTGTGAAATGAAGTAGAAAGATTATAAATAGTCAATGGCGAATGAAAAATGATGTAAAAAACTGTATAATAAGGTTTCATTAATTCAAATCCTTTTGCAGAGATTGAGTGCAACAAAATCATGTCTATTGTCCATGTATAAAGCAAATATACAACTACATGTCATAATTGAAGACTTCTTCACCCCAAAGTATAATTTATGTACCAAACCAAACAAACCTACTAAATATATAACCTTTGCTTACAAGTTTTTCAAGTATTGTTTTCATGTTAATTAATGCCAACAGCTGAGATGTGAGATCTCTACCCATATTGATCACTACGTAGCTTTTACCGAGTATTCGTTAGTAGAGTGACGACTTCATGACTAGAATTGAATTTCTTTGTCCACACCACACCCATGAAGTAGCATATGGATAGTAAtttaagaagaaaaaag is part of the Salvia splendens isolate huo1 chromosome 6, SspV2, whole genome shotgun sequence genome and encodes:
- the LOC121809074 gene encoding vacuole membrane protein KMS1-like isoform X1, encoding MGSKKKSKSTSSRRNGGVSLSGLRVKHQQELEKLNLTTQPFKTLKLFLFAVVLYIRRSFTYVLSHGGWLMLCGALVGVAGILLVIVDGPHDKHVEEVLRYMRFGLWWVALGVASSIGLGSGLHTFVLYLGPHIAFFTLKAVQCGRVDIKSAIYDTIQLKRTPSWLGKDCSEFGPPIFPSSQGVRIPISSILPQVQLEAILWGLGTALGELPPYFISRAASLSGSTVSAMEELDASSTGDEGFLSSLLSRMKRWFLSHAQYMNFFTILVLASIPNPLFDLAGIMCGQFGIPFWKFFLATMIGKAIIKTHIQSLFIISICNNQLLHWVENELLWVLSFIPGFDTILSNLIPKLHSMKDKYMSAKPHAQADSKPQGKKWDFSPAFIWNTVVWFMLMNFFVKIVNATAQRYLNKQHDKEIAAMKNKSSKQSDDSDTSSSR
- the LOC121809074 gene encoding vacuole membrane protein KMS1-like isoform X2 produces the protein MGSKKKSKSTSSRRNGGVSLSGLRVKHQQELEKLNLTTQPFKTLKLFLFAVVLYIRRSFTYVLSHGGWLMLCGALVGVAGILLVIVDGPHDKHVEEVLRYMRFGLWWVALGVASSIGLGSGLHTFVLYLGPHIAFFTLKAVQCGRVDIKSAIYDTIQLKRTPSWLGKDCSEFGPPIFPSSQGVRIPISSILPQVQLEAILWGLGTALGELPPYFISRAASLSGSTVSAMEELDASSTGDEGFLSSLLSRMKRWFLSHAQYMNFFTILVLASIPNPLFDLAGIMCGQFGIPFWKFFLATMIGKAIIKTHIQSLFIISICNNQLLHWVENELLWVLSFIPGFDTILSNLIPKLHSMKDKYMSAKPHAQADSKGKKWDFSPAFIWNTVVWFMLMNFFVKIVNATAQRYLNKQHDKEIAAMKNKSSKQSDDSDTSSSR